Proteins from one Podospora pseudoanserina strain CBS 124.78 chromosome 1, whole genome shotgun sequence genomic window:
- a CDS encoding hypothetical protein (COG:O; EggNog:ENOG503P2EH), translated as MSGLKAGDSFPPNVTFTYVPPTGDLNVTACGIGIQYDASKEFASKKVVLVAVPGAFTPTCQVSHVTSYLAKLDDLKAKGVDQVIFIASNDHWVMAAWGKANGVKDDSILFMSDTGLEFSKSIGWTQGDRTLRYAIVVDHGKVTYAEVDSVRGSIENTGAEGVLAKL; from the exons atgtCCGGTCTCAAAGCAGGCgactccttcccccccaacgTAACCTTTACCTACGTCCCCCCCACCGGCGACCTCAACGTCACCGCCTGCGGCATCGGCATCCAATACGACGCCAGCAAAGAATTCGCCTCCAAGAAAGTAGTCCTCGTCGCCGTCCCCGGCGCCTTCACCCCAACCTGCCAGGTCTCCCACGTGACCTCCTACCTCGCCAAGCTGGACgacctcaaggccaagggcgTCGACCaggtcatcttcatcgcctccaACGACCACTGGGTCATGGCCGCTTGGGGCAAGGCGAACGGTGTCAAGGATGATTCTATT CTATTCATGTCCGACACCGGTCTGGAATTCTCCAAGAGCATCGGCTGGACTCAGGGTGATCGCACGCTGAGATACGCCATCGTTGTTGACCACGGCAAGGTCACCTACGCCGAGGTCGATTCTGTTAGAGGCAGCATCGAGAACACTGGCGCCGAGGGTGTTCTTGCTAAACTTTAA